A window from Corynebacterium urealyticum DSM 7109 encodes these proteins:
- a CDS encoding TatD family hydrolase, whose amino-acid sequence MSKKKRPTPVLPESIGALFDSHTHLASTIAKGAQEGQDRRAATAELVARAGQAGVERICTVGDGLAETELALEAAQQFDNVWAACAIHPTRADELDEAAKARLTDMAANDRCVAIGETGLDAYWIKHDESTPSLEVQEAALRWHIDLAVNSGKPLMIHNREADEDLMRILADAPQPNDVILHCFSSPLEVAREAIDRGYVLSFAGNATFKRNDELREAARLAPADQILVETDAPYMTPEPFRGACNEPGFVGYTARVLAEARGQSPAEFVELAWANANRVFGLQG is encoded by the coding sequence ATGTCTAAGAAGAAACGCCCCACGCCTGTCCTGCCGGAGAGCATCGGAGCTCTCTTCGATTCCCACACCCACCTGGCCTCCACCATTGCCAAGGGGGCGCAGGAAGGGCAGGATCGCCGTGCTGCCACCGCAGAGCTGGTCGCCCGCGCCGGGCAGGCCGGGGTTGAGCGGATCTGCACCGTCGGTGATGGGCTGGCCGAGACCGAGCTGGCGCTGGAAGCAGCGCAGCAGTTCGACAACGTCTGGGCCGCCTGCGCGATCCATCCCACCCGCGCCGACGAGCTGGATGAGGCGGCCAAGGCTCGGCTCACCGACATGGCGGCCAATGACCGTTGTGTGGCGATCGGGGAGACCGGCCTGGACGCGTACTGGATCAAGCACGACGAGTCCACGCCTTCCCTCGAGGTGCAGGAAGCCGCGCTGCGCTGGCACATCGACCTCGCGGTCAACTCTGGCAAGCCACTAATGATCCACAACCGCGAAGCCGACGAGGACCTGATGCGCATTCTCGCGGACGCCCCGCAGCCCAACGACGTCATCCTGCACTGCTTTTCCTCCCCGCTGGAGGTGGCACGCGAGGCCATCGACCGTGGCTATGTGCTCTCTTTCGCGGGCAACGCGACTTTCAAGCGCAATGATGAACTGCGGGAGGCTGCGCGCCTGGCCCCGGCCGACCAGATCCTTGTGGAAACGGATGCTCCCTATATGACCCCCGAGCCCTTCCGAGGGGCGTGCAACGAGCCGGGGTTCGTGGGATACACGGCCCGAGTGCTCGCTGAAGCGCGCGGCCAGTCGCCGGCGGAGTTCGTGGAACTCGCATGGGCGAATGCCAACCGGGTCTTTGGGCTCCAGGGTTAA
- a CDS encoding resuscitation-promoting factor, translating into MSPKKKSSLHRINNTNSTPLRLATGGMLATLVVGGGVAAAAHKNITLDVNGEIIEASSVTGNVGDILEKNGVEVNPKDLVSPAPSESVSNNDTIKVRSAKQVALIIDGKRENVDTTSVTVEEMLRQVGKYDEIATGSLSAGMNTKIPAEGMDLDVTTSKYFTLNDGGKQGRMKLPARTVGDIFELRGTPLGEDDIVTPSADTPLREGMHIDVVRVSKKDHTFERTVAAPEREIEDANLPEGERKVVKEGKDGKERVKLLVTRHNGKVTDRKVLEREELEAPVEAVVKVGTKPKKPAGPDAPAVANGSVWDELAQCESTGNWSINTGNGFSGGLQFTPSTWAGFGGTEYAPAAHMATREQQIAVAERVQAAQGWGAWPACTAKMGLR; encoded by the coding sequence GTGTCTCCTAAGAAGAAGTCCAGCCTGCACCGCATCAACAACACCAACTCCACGCCACTGCGCCTGGCCACCGGCGGCATGCTGGCGACCCTGGTTGTCGGCGGTGGCGTTGCTGCTGCGGCACACAAGAACATCACGCTGGACGTCAACGGCGAAATCATCGAGGCTAGCTCCGTCACCGGCAACGTCGGCGACATCCTGGAGAAGAACGGCGTCGAGGTCAACCCCAAGGACCTGGTCAGCCCGGCACCGTCCGAGTCTGTCTCCAATAACGACACCATTAAGGTGCGCTCCGCGAAGCAGGTTGCCCTCATCATCGACGGCAAGCGCGAGAACGTCGACACCACCTCCGTCACCGTCGAGGAGATGCTGCGCCAGGTCGGCAAGTACGACGAGATCGCTACCGGCTCCCTCTCTGCCGGTATGAACACCAAGATCCCGGCTGAGGGCATGGATCTGGATGTCACCACGTCCAAGTACTTCACCCTGAACGACGGCGGCAAGCAGGGCCGCATGAAGCTGCCCGCCCGCACCGTCGGTGACATCTTCGAGCTGCGCGGCACCCCGCTGGGCGAGGACGACATCGTCACCCCGTCTGCGGATACCCCGCTGCGCGAGGGCATGCATATCGATGTCGTCCGCGTCTCCAAGAAGGATCACACCTTCGAGCGCACCGTCGCTGCACCGGAGCGCGAGATCGAGGACGCCAACCTGCCGGAGGGCGAGCGCAAGGTCGTCAAGGAGGGCAAGGACGGCAAGGAGCGAGTCAAGCTGCTGGTCACCCGCCACAACGGCAAGGTCACCGACCGCAAGGTCCTGGAGCGCGAAGAGCTCGAGGCCCCGGTTGAAGCCGTGGTCAAGGTTGGCACCAAGCCGAAGAAGCCGGCCGGCCCGGATGCCCCGGCTGTCGCGAACGGCTCCGTTTGGGACGAGCTCGCACAGTGTGAGTCCACCGGTAACTGGTCTATCAACACTGGCAACGGCTTCTCTGGCGGCCTGCAGTTCACCCCATCCACCTGGGCGGGCTTCGGTGGCACCGAATACGCTCCGGCAGCCCACATGGCCACCCGCGAGCAGCAGATCGCCGTGGCAGAGCGTGTCCAGGCCGCGCAGGGCTGGGGCGCATGGCCCGCCTGCACCGCGAAGATGGGTCTGCGCTAA
- a CDS encoding BCCT family transporter, which translates to MSKSENTLDQLKEGSISPQEAQDAARLSEPADSAAAKDEHAGIDWVVTGPAAALVLAVVAWGLVGSESFANFASQALDYVVVDWGWLFVLASTVFVFFVLFVAFSKFGHIKLGKDGEQPEFSTFSWVAMMFAAGMGIGLMFYGTTEPLTFFRDGVPGRAEGNVGEAFASTLFHWGLHPWSLYAIVGLAIAYGTFRLGRKQLLSSAFIPLIGHRLAEGWLGKLIDILAIFATVFGTAASLGIGARQISSGMEIVNWVDSPGNALIVGIIIVLGIAFLISAASGVGKGIQWISNTNMVLASIIALFVLIVGPTVVIMNMVPTTLGSYLQDFFAMASRTAQSSEDAGDWLSAWTIFYWAWWVSWSPFVGMFLARISRGRTVREFIMVILLVPTSVTILWFSIFGGTAIHLEETGKSIWGDGDATKMLFNLLHEYPFGAGVSIIAMLLLATFFITSADSASTVMGSMSQRGRLVASPIVTVLWGVLTCAIAVIMLTTGDADSLDNLQSITIIAASPFVLIIIALMFAVVKALGDDPLYLDQKNQRKMVLRVAREYRERENRELVKRALRMKNRREEGAAATAAAVPDAPATAEAEAAVEDSSDAHSYVAEDLDGLETMSVYDGDKVVEVVDAEDVADYINNRNDENGDGRS; encoded by the coding sequence ATGAGCAAATCTGAAAACACCCTTGATCAGTTGAAGGAAGGAAGCATCTCGCCGCAAGAGGCCCAAGACGCCGCGCGGCTGAGTGAGCCCGCGGATAGCGCCGCGGCCAAGGACGAGCACGCAGGCATCGACTGGGTCGTCACCGGCCCCGCCGCCGCGCTCGTCCTCGCCGTGGTGGCCTGGGGGCTCGTGGGCTCCGAATCCTTCGCCAACTTCGCCAGCCAGGCGCTGGACTACGTCGTGGTTGACTGGGGCTGGCTGTTCGTTCTGGCCTCGACCGTGTTCGTCTTCTTCGTGCTTTTCGTGGCTTTCTCGAAGTTCGGCCACATCAAGCTCGGCAAGGACGGTGAGCAGCCGGAGTTCTCAACATTCTCCTGGGTCGCGATGATGTTCGCCGCCGGTATGGGTATTGGCCTGATGTTCTACGGAACCACTGAGCCGCTGACCTTCTTCCGCGACGGCGTGCCGGGGCGCGCGGAGGGCAACGTGGGCGAAGCCTTCGCGTCCACGCTCTTCCACTGGGGCCTCCACCCGTGGTCGTTGTACGCCATCGTCGGCCTGGCTATCGCCTACGGCACCTTCCGACTGGGCCGTAAGCAGCTGCTGAGCTCCGCGTTCATCCCGCTGATCGGCCACCGCCTGGCCGAGGGCTGGCTCGGTAAGCTCATCGACATCCTGGCCATCTTCGCTACTGTCTTCGGTACCGCCGCCTCCCTGGGTATCGGTGCCCGCCAGATTTCCTCCGGCATGGAGATTGTCAACTGGGTCGATAGCCCCGGCAACGCCCTGATCGTCGGCATCATCATCGTGCTCGGCATCGCCTTCCTGATCTCCGCCGCTTCCGGCGTGGGCAAGGGGATTCAGTGGATCTCGAATACGAACATGGTGCTGGCCTCGATCATTGCCCTGTTTGTTCTCATCGTCGGCCCGACCGTCGTCATCATGAACATGGTCCCGACGACCCTGGGTAGCTACCTGCAGGACTTCTTCGCCATGGCCTCTCGCACCGCCCAGTCCTCCGAGGACGCCGGTGACTGGCTGTCTGCCTGGACCATCTTCTACTGGGCATGGTGGGTCTCTTGGTCCCCGTTCGTGGGTATGTTCCTGGCCCGTATTTCTCGCGGCCGCACCGTTCGCGAGTTCATCATGGTGATCCTGCTCGTCCCGACCTCCGTGACGATCCTGTGGTTCTCCATCTTCGGCGGTACCGCCATCCACCTCGAGGAGACCGGCAAGTCCATTTGGGGCGACGGTGATGCCACCAAGATGCTGTTCAACCTGCTGCACGAGTACCCATTCGGTGCGGGCGTGTCCATCATCGCGATGCTGCTGCTGGCTACCTTCTTCATCACCTCGGCGGACTCCGCCTCCACGGTGATGGGCAGCATGTCCCAGCGTGGCCGCCTCGTTGCATCCCCGATCGTCACCGTCCTGTGGGGTGTTCTCACCTGCGCCATCGCGGTGATCATGCTGACCACCGGCGATGCGGACTCGCTCGATAACCTGCAGAGCATCACGATTATCGCGGCCTCCCCATTCGTGCTCATCATCATCGCCCTGATGTTCGCCGTGGTGAAGGCCCTGGGAGACGACCCGCTCTACCTGGACCAGAAGAACCAGCGGAAGATGGTGCTGCGCGTGGCCCGCGAATACCGGGAACGCGAAAACCGCGAGCTCGTGAAGCGAGCCCTCCGCATGAAGAACCGCCGCGAAGAGGGCGCCGCCGCGACGGCAGCCGCAGTACCGGACGCTCCGGCCACGGCAGAGGCCGAGGCCGCGGTCGAGGACTCCTCCGATGCACACAGCTACGTCGCCGAGGACCTCGACGGTCTGGAGACGATGAGTGTCTACGACGGCGACAAGGTCGTTGAGGTCGTCGACGCCGAGGACGTTGCTGACTACATCAATAACCGCAATGACGAGAACGGCGACGGGCGCAGCTAA
- the rsmI gene encoding 16S rRNA (cytidine(1402)-2'-O)-methyltransferase codes for MSSAPTHSHTIDAPAPDFGRLWEQACANPPLPGGGIILAATPLGNPQDASIRLLHALATADVIAAEDTRRSRALADALGLSIRGKVLSNFDHNEEHRAEELVDAAATGQRVLVITDAGMPSVSDPGFPAVVAAHRRGVPVTCLPGPSAVPTALALSGIGVGHFRFLGFAPRKDGQRRQFFDAARSGDEAVCFFESPHRLASTLGIAAEVLGAERAAAVCRELTKTFEEVKAGTLAELAEWAAAGVKGEITVVIEATAAVAEVAPEDVVGEVEELVSQGQRLKAAAGEVAASHGLGKRDVYEAVLAARAEK; via the coding sequence ATGAGCTCCGCACCTACGCATTCCCACACCATTGACGCCCCAGCACCGGACTTCGGCCGCCTATGGGAACAGGCCTGCGCCAATCCGCCGCTACCGGGCGGCGGCATCATCCTCGCGGCCACGCCCCTGGGTAACCCGCAGGATGCGTCGATCCGGCTGCTCCACGCCCTGGCCACCGCAGACGTCATCGCGGCGGAGGACACCCGCCGCAGCCGGGCGCTCGCCGACGCGCTGGGGCTCAGCATCCGCGGCAAGGTGCTCTCAAATTTCGATCACAACGAGGAACACCGCGCCGAGGAGCTCGTCGATGCCGCAGCCACCGGCCAGCGGGTGCTCGTGATCACGGACGCGGGCATGCCCTCCGTGTCGGACCCGGGCTTTCCCGCGGTCGTCGCAGCCCACCGGCGTGGCGTCCCGGTGACCTGCCTTCCGGGCCCGTCCGCGGTTCCGACGGCACTGGCGCTCTCGGGGATCGGCGTTGGTCACTTCCGCTTCCTGGGTTTTGCGCCGAGAAAGGACGGCCAGCGCCGCCAATTCTTCGACGCGGCCCGCAGCGGAGACGAGGCCGTCTGTTTCTTCGAATCACCCCATCGGTTGGCCTCCACGCTGGGGATTGCCGCCGAGGTACTGGGTGCGGAGCGTGCGGCGGCGGTGTGCCGGGAGCTCACCAAGACCTTCGAGGAGGTCAAGGCGGGCACGCTTGCGGAGCTCGCCGAGTGGGCAGCGGCTGGGGTGAAGGGGGAGATCACCGTCGTGATTGAGGCGACCGCGGCCGTGGCGGAGGTGGCGCCCGAAGACGTTGTGGGCGAGGTCGAGGAATTGGTCTCACAGGGGCAGCGGCTGAAGGCCGCCGCCGGGGAGGTTGCCGCCTCCCATGGTCTCGGAAAGCGGGACGTTTACGAGGCTGTATTAGCGGCACGGGCGGAAAAATAG
- a CDS encoding 4-(cytidine 5'-diphospho)-2-C-methyl-D-erythritol kinase yields the protein MSTQHPGDERGDTPRISVAATAHGKINLHLGVGDVRPDGYHELETIFQAVSLTETVTLTAVPRGAEPELTVAGPDAHLVPRDPSNLAWRAVELVRDLWCERAGLLEDPAADPATRAPLVSIHIDKNVPVAGGMAGGSADAAAALVAAVEFYFGRQPLPYPTPRKAVAPSQAELLQIAATLGADVPFCVLGGTALGTARGDELISIMSQGPYHWAIATDKRGLSTPQVFAQLDRQREAARTGNRPDIRAQGIEELMRALVTGDPHQLAPLLVNDLQAPAISLLPSLRQTLAVAKEAGALAAIVSGSGPSIAMLCEDEASAVEVATAVSVAGKASATVVTSSPAPGARVVRS from the coding sequence GTGAGCACGCAGCACCCCGGTGACGAGCGCGGGGACACCCCGCGCATCAGCGTGGCCGCCACCGCGCACGGCAAGATCAACCTCCACCTAGGGGTCGGCGACGTCCGGCCGGACGGGTACCACGAACTGGAAACCATCTTCCAAGCCGTAAGTCTCACGGAGACCGTGACCCTCACCGCGGTTCCGCGCGGAGCAGAACCTGAGCTCACCGTCGCGGGACCGGATGCCCACCTCGTGCCGCGCGACCCCAGCAACCTCGCCTGGCGGGCCGTCGAGCTCGTCCGTGACCTGTGGTGCGAGCGCGCAGGGCTCTTGGAGGACCCCGCGGCCGACCCGGCGACCCGCGCGCCGTTGGTGAGCATCCACATCGATAAGAACGTGCCCGTGGCCGGCGGGATGGCCGGTGGTTCCGCGGACGCTGCCGCAGCCCTCGTCGCCGCCGTGGAGTTCTACTTCGGCCGCCAGCCCCTGCCATATCCCACCCCGCGCAAGGCTGTGGCGCCCAGCCAGGCGGAGTTACTGCAGATCGCCGCCACCCTGGGCGCCGACGTGCCCTTCTGCGTGCTCGGCGGCACCGCGCTCGGGACCGCCCGCGGGGACGAGCTGATCAGCATCATGTCCCAGGGGCCGTATCACTGGGCGATTGCCACCGACAAGCGCGGGCTGTCCACCCCGCAGGTCTTCGCGCAACTGGACCGCCAGCGGGAGGCCGCCCGCACCGGCAACCGGCCAGATATCCGCGCCCAAGGCATCGAGGAGTTGATGCGCGCGCTGGTGACCGGCGACCCCCATCAGCTCGCCCCGCTGCTGGTCAATGACCTGCAGGCCCCGGCGATCAGCCTGCTGCCCAGCCTGCGGCAAACGCTGGCGGTGGCCAAGGAGGCCGGCGCGCTCGCGGCCATCGTCTCCGGTTCCGGGCCATCCATCGCCATGCTGTGCGAGGACGAGGCCAGCGCCGTGGAGGTCGCCACCGCCGTGTCCGTGGCGGGCAAGGCCAGCGCAACGGTCGTGACTAGTTCGCCCGCGCCGGGGGCGCGCGTGGTCCGCAGCTAG
- a CDS encoding ABC-F family ATP-binding cassette domain-containing protein, whose amino-acid sequence MVNLINLENVEKSYGLKTLLDKVSLGINEGDRIGVVGLNGGGKSTLLKVISKQVPADAGRVSHNNDLRLAMVTQDVLRECLTDPEKKDLTVGQAVLDPLGMETYEWASQPKVRRVLHGLGIVELGLDTPVSQLSGGERRRTGLAAALVQDLDLLILDEPTNHLDVEGVQWLAEHILSRNTALLVVTHDRWFLDTVATYTWEVHDGKVDVYEGGYNDWTFARAERTRQANAAEQRRQNLARRELAWLRRGAPARTSKPRYRIEAAEAIIADVPPLRDSVELMSFAVRRQGKKVIDLEDASISTPDGRRLIEHLTWRLGPGERIGLVGVNGSGKTTLLRTLAGDYPLDSGKRIEGKTVRIGWLRQELDDLDPERRLLDTVTDVASYVTIGEKEISASQLAERLGFSPKRQRTPVKDLSGGERRRLQLTRVLMSEPNVLLLDEPTNDLDIDTLQELETLLDNWAGTLVVISHDRYLIERLCDSTWALFGDGELTNLPGGIEQYLTLRAEQAKADGTDENSMNLGGQGGDVEKAEKKESSGLSAQEDRELRKQMNAAERKMAKLAEKITGLEEEMAAAAEAMDHEKLAELNEALQAANDEHEELEMEWLEAAERRENA is encoded by the coding sequence GTGGTGAACCTCATCAACCTGGAAAACGTCGAGAAGTCCTATGGCCTGAAAACCCTGCTGGACAAGGTCAGCCTCGGGATCAACGAGGGCGACCGCATCGGCGTCGTGGGCCTCAACGGTGGCGGTAAGTCCACCCTCCTGAAGGTGATCTCCAAGCAGGTCCCCGCCGACGCGGGGCGGGTGTCCCACAACAACGACCTGCGCCTGGCCATGGTCACCCAGGATGTTCTTCGAGAGTGCCTCACCGACCCGGAGAAGAAGGACCTGACAGTCGGGCAGGCTGTCCTCGACCCGCTGGGCATGGAGACCTACGAGTGGGCCTCCCAGCCCAAGGTGCGCCGCGTGCTGCACGGCCTGGGCATCGTGGAGCTCGGCCTGGATACCCCGGTCTCGCAGCTTTCCGGTGGTGAACGCCGCCGCACCGGCCTGGCCGCCGCCCTGGTTCAGGACCTCGACCTGCTCATCCTTGATGAGCCCACCAACCACCTCGACGTCGAGGGAGTCCAGTGGCTAGCCGAGCACATCCTGTCCCGCAATACCGCGCTGCTCGTCGTCACCCACGACCGTTGGTTCCTCGACACCGTCGCCACCTACACCTGGGAGGTCCACGACGGGAAGGTGGACGTTTACGAGGGCGGCTACAACGACTGGACCTTCGCCCGAGCCGAGCGCACCCGCCAGGCCAACGCAGCCGAGCAGCGCCGCCAGAACCTCGCCCGCCGGGAGCTCGCCTGGCTGCGACGCGGGGCACCGGCCCGTACATCCAAGCCGCGCTACCGCATCGAGGCCGCCGAGGCCATCATCGCGGACGTCCCGCCGCTGCGCGACAGCGTGGAGCTGATGAGCTTCGCCGTCCGCCGGCAGGGTAAGAAGGTCATCGACCTGGAGGATGCCAGCATCAGCACGCCGGACGGTCGGCGCCTCATCGAGCACCTCACGTGGCGTCTGGGGCCCGGTGAGCGCATCGGCCTGGTGGGGGTCAACGGCTCTGGCAAGACCACTCTGCTGCGCACGCTGGCGGGCGACTACCCGCTGGACTCAGGCAAGCGCATCGAGGGCAAGACCGTGCGCATCGGTTGGCTCCGGCAGGAGCTCGACGATCTGGACCCGGAGCGCCGTCTGCTGGACACCGTCACGGACGTGGCGAGCTACGTGACGATCGGGGAGAAGGAGATCTCGGCCTCCCAGCTGGCCGAGCGGCTGGGCTTCAGCCCGAAGCGGCAGCGCACGCCGGTGAAGGACCTCTCCGGTGGTGAGCGCCGCCGTCTGCAGCTGACCCGAGTGCTCATGAGCGAACCCAACGTACTGCTGCTCGACGAGCCCACCAACGACCTGGACATCGACACCCTCCAGGAACTGGAGACGCTGCTGGACAACTGGGCTGGCACCCTCGTGGTCATCTCCCACGACCGCTACCTCATTGAACGGCTCTGCGACTCCACCTGGGCGCTCTTCGGCGATGGGGAGCTGACAAACCTCCCCGGCGGCATCGAGCAGTACCTCACGCTGCGCGCCGAGCAAGCCAAGGCCGACGGCACGGATGAAAACTCCATGAACCTGGGTGGCCAGGGCGGCGACGTCGAGAAAGCAGAAAAGAAGGAATCTAGCGGCCTGAGTGCCCAGGAAGACCGCGAGCTGCGGAAGCAGATGAACGCCGCGGAGCGGAAGATGGCGAAGCTGGCCGAAAAGATCACGGGGCTTGAAGAGGAGATGGCCGCGGCAGCCGAGGCCATGGACCACGAAAAGCTCGCCGAGCTCAACGAGGCGCTGCAGGCCGCCAACGATGAGCACGAGGAGCTGGAAATGGAGTGGCTGGAGGCCGCCGAGCGCCGCGAAAACGCCTAG
- the rsmA gene encoding 16S rRNA (adenine(1518)-N(6)/adenine(1519)-N(6))-dimethyltransferase RsmA produces the protein MARLHREDGSALKPTGGKTQNSPAVVAGKHFRSLRCRSFIFEGVNDDVRAQDAPELDGGVSLLGPVEIRQLAEELGVNPTKKLGQNFVHDPNTVRKILHAADVGPQDHVIEVGPGLGSLTLALLGAVGEVTAIEIDPLLAGRLPRTVAEHAAPVADKLHLILRDALKVTAADWAEQGLAAPTALVANLPYNVSVPVLLHLLEQFPTISRVLVMVQLEVADRLAAKPGSKIYGVPSVKARYFGDTFRAATIGKNVFWPAPKVDSGLVRIDRWGVGDKPAAPWAEAVASSGFAEEVVRGETFALADAAFLQRRKTLRAALSGHFGGGQQAEDVLRAAGIDPKQRGEKLGAEEFLALALASLARKEGEQ, from the coding sequence ATGGCCCGCCTGCACCGCGAAGATGGGTCTGCGCTAAAGCCCACCGGCGGCAAAACACAAAACTCACCGGCAGTCGTAGCGGGGAAGCATTTTCGCTCGCTACGCTGCCGGTCGTTTATATTCGAAGGCGTGAATGATGACGTGCGTGCCCAGGATGCCCCGGAGTTAGACGGGGGAGTATCGCTGCTCGGGCCGGTGGAGATCCGCCAGCTCGCCGAGGAGCTGGGGGTCAACCCCACTAAGAAGCTCGGCCAGAACTTCGTGCACGACCCCAACACGGTCCGCAAGATCCTGCACGCCGCAGATGTCGGCCCGCAGGACCACGTGATCGAAGTTGGCCCCGGGCTGGGCTCCCTGACGCTAGCGTTGCTCGGCGCGGTGGGGGAGGTTACCGCGATCGAGATCGACCCGCTGTTGGCAGGACGTCTGCCGCGCACCGTCGCCGAGCACGCCGCCCCCGTCGCCGACAAACTCCACCTCATCCTCCGCGACGCCCTGAAAGTCACCGCTGCGGACTGGGCTGAACAGGGGCTGGCCGCACCCACCGCGCTGGTGGCGAACCTGCCCTATAACGTCTCCGTCCCGGTGCTGCTACACCTGCTGGAGCAGTTTCCCACGATCAGTCGGGTGCTCGTGATGGTGCAGCTGGAGGTCGCGGACCGGCTGGCGGCCAAGCCGGGCAGCAAGATTTACGGGGTGCCCAGCGTGAAGGCTCGCTACTTCGGCGATACCTTCCGTGCCGCGACGATCGGCAAGAACGTCTTCTGGCCCGCGCCAAAGGTGGACTCCGGGCTGGTGCGCATCGACCGCTGGGGCGTGGGCGACAAGCCGGCTGCCCCGTGGGCCGAGGCGGTCGCTTCCTCCGGATTCGCTGAGGAGGTCGTGCGCGGGGAGACCTTCGCTCTGGCCGACGCAGCCTTTCTGCAGCGTCGTAAGACCCTGCGTGCCGCCCTCTCCGGCCACTTCGGTGGCGGCCAGCAGGCCGAGGACGTACTGCGAGCGGCAGGTATCGACCCGAAGCAGCGGGGGGAGAAGCTCGGTGCTGAGGAATTTTTGGCGCTTGCCCTGGCTAGCCTCGCGAGGAAGGAGGGCGAGCAGTGA
- the metG gene encoding methionine--tRNA ligase, with protein sequence MSKRVLTSVAWPYANGPRHIGHVAGFGVPSDVFARYQRMIGNDVLMVSGTDEHGTPLLVQADKENTTVRELADRYNRIIVEDLVGLGLSYDLFTRTTTRNHYAIVQELFRGLNENGYMLKQTTRGAVSPSTGRTLPDRYIEGTCPLCGATDARGDQCDNCGNQLDPADLIDPRSKINGETPEFVDTEHFMLDLPALAEALEEWLKGRNDWRPNVLKFSLNLLKDIRPRAMSRDIDWGVPVPIEGWQDNNAKKLYVWFDAVVGYLSASIEWAWRTGDPEAWRKWWNDPEAVSYYFMGKDNITFHSQIWPGEMLGYAGKGSKGGEQGELGELNLPTEVVSSEFLTMSGSKFSSSKGVVIYVRDFLKEFGPDALRYFIAVAGPENTDTDFTWDEFVRRINSELANEWGNLVNRTASMAHKNFGEIPQPGEFTAEDQALLDEAKQAYTVVGDALQLSKFKAGMTEAMRIAARANQYIAAQEPWKLAKDETQRERLATVLYVALQVVSDVNTLMTPYLPFSAQKVFETLGGEGIWAAQPEIVEVKDESPYTPVGVGLPEEGSSYPVIMGNYTEQKAIWQRTELAPGTALSKPKPLFQKLDPELAETGPEWAPVVKD encoded by the coding sequence ATGTCAAAGCGCGTACTCACCTCTGTTGCCTGGCCCTATGCCAACGGCCCCCGCCACATCGGCCACGTCGCCGGCTTCGGCGTCCCGTCCGACGTTTTTGCCCGTTATCAGCGAATGATCGGCAACGACGTGCTGATGGTCTCCGGCACGGATGAGCACGGCACCCCGCTGCTGGTGCAGGCGGATAAGGAAAACACCACGGTCCGCGAGCTCGCCGACCGCTACAACCGCATCATCGTCGAGGACCTCGTGGGCCTGGGCTTGTCCTACGATCTGTTCACCCGCACCACCACCCGCAACCACTACGCGATTGTGCAGGAGCTGTTCCGCGGGCTCAATGAGAACGGATACATGCTGAAGCAGACCACCCGTGGCGCCGTGAGCCCGTCGACCGGTCGCACTCTGCCGGACCGATACATCGAGGGCACCTGCCCGCTGTGTGGCGCTACCGACGCCCGCGGCGACCAGTGCGATAACTGCGGCAACCAGCTGGACCCGGCCGATCTGATCGACCCGCGCTCCAAGATCAACGGCGAGACCCCAGAATTCGTGGACACCGAGCACTTCATGCTCGACCTGCCCGCTTTGGCCGAGGCACTGGAGGAGTGGCTGAAGGGGCGCAACGACTGGCGTCCGAACGTCCTGAAGTTCTCCCTGAACCTGCTGAAGGACATCCGTCCACGCGCGATGAGCCGCGATATCGACTGGGGTGTGCCCGTCCCCATCGAGGGCTGGCAGGACAATAACGCCAAGAAGCTCTACGTCTGGTTCGACGCGGTCGTCGGCTACCTCTCCGCATCCATTGAGTGGGCCTGGCGTACCGGCGACCCGGAGGCCTGGCGCAAGTGGTGGAACGACCCAGAGGCAGTGTCCTACTACTTCATGGGCAAGGACAACATCACCTTCCACTCCCAGATCTGGCCAGGTGAAATGCTTGGCTACGCCGGCAAGGGAAGCAAGGGCGGCGAGCAGGGCGAACTGGGCGAGCTGAACCTGCCCACCGAGGTCGTCTCCTCCGAATTCCTGACCATGTCCGGCTCCAAGTTCTCCTCCTCCAAGGGGGTCGTGATTTACGTCCGCGACTTCCTCAAGGAATTCGGCCCCGACGCGCTTCGCTACTTCATCGCCGTCGCTGGCCCCGAGAACACGGACACGGACTTCACCTGGGACGAGTTCGTCCGCCGCATCAACTCCGAGCTGGCCAACGAGTGGGGCAACCTCGTCAACCGCACGGCCTCCATGGCGCACAAGAACTTCGGTGAGATCCCGCAGCCTGGCGAATTCACCGCCGAAGACCAGGCGCTGCTCGACGAGGCGAAGCAGGCCTACACCGTGGTCGGCGACGCACTGCAGCTCTCCAAGTTCAAGGCCGGCATGACCGAGGCCATGCGCATCGCAGCGCGGGCCAACCAGTACATCGCAGCCCAGGAGCCGTGGAAACTGGCGAAGGACGAAACCCAGCGCGAGCGCCTGGCCACCGTCTTGTACGTCGCCCTGCAGGTTGTCTCTGACGTCAACACACTGATGACCCCATACCTGCCCTTCTCCGCGCAGAAGGTCTTCGAGACTCTCGGTGGCGAGGGCATCTGGGCGGCCCAGCCGGAGATCGTCGAAGTCAAGGATGAGTCCCCCTACACCCCGGTCGGAGTTGGCCTGCCGGAGGAGGGGAGTAGCTACCCGGTCATCATGGGTAACTACACCGAGCAGAAGGCTATCTGGCAGCGCACCGAGCTTGCCCCGGGCACCGCGCTGAGCAAGCCGAAGCCGCTGTTCCAGAAGCTGGACCCGGAGCTGGCGGAGACCGGCCCGGAGTGGGCACCGGTCGTCAAGGACTAG